AAGATAAAATATTCATAGATACAAATATTTGGTTATATGCTTTTATGGAACAGGATTTCAAAAAAACCTCAATAGCAAGAGAAATAATAGATAAAAATATGGAGCAAATTTGCTTAAGCACACAAATTTTAAATGAAATTTGCATTAATCTTTTAAAAAAAGCTAATTATTCAGAAGAAGAGATAAAAAATCTAATTAAAAACTTTGATGAAGTATATGAAATATATCCAATAAGAATAGAAGATTGTCTTAAAGCTTCAGAAGTTAGAAATAAATTTAATATTTCCTATTGGGATAGTTTAGTTATTGCATCAGCATTAAATAATGGATGTATTATTTTATATTCAGAAGATATGCAACATAATCAAATTATAGAAAACCAACTAAAAATAATAAATCCTTTTTTAAATAACAAGGAATGAAATTTTCAAACATTAGAATTATATATTGAGGAGCAAGAGATGAAATATCTTGGATTGGATATAGG
The DNA window shown above is from Venenivibrio stagnispumantis and carries:
- a CDS encoding putative toxin-antitoxin system toxin component, PIN family is translated as MKDKIFIDTNIWLYAFMEQDFKKTSIAREIIDKNMEQICLSTQILNEICINLLKKANYSEEEIKNLIKNFDEVYEIYPIRIEDCLKASEVRNKFNISYWDSLVIASALNNGCIILYSEDMQHNQIIENQLKIINPFLNNKE